The Parvibaculaceae bacterium PLY_AMNH_Bact1 genome window below encodes:
- a CDS encoding peptidoglycan-binding protein (Derived by automated computational analysis using gene prediction method: Protein Homology.) has protein sequence MRPGVPWSVKGIEPEAREAAKQAARRAGVTLGAWLNQVIMESGTDDINAAIQNYGNLDAAASQPQPPAGAPYMQPSMQPAAYGGPPPQPQVDLSPVTDAVRDLVRRIDSNERLLETSLDSLASRIDSSEQLIASGGVVGAADSGMERKVQQLTDRLEAAEKARLPFAKNTGDRLAFQTLEKTMNAVVDHLETVDSQSEQKFAEMRHLLSELADRVDNSEEANKLDQERAKTDALGNTLQNLSERMAETEQALHAANASAEQGRRQAVEEAVQIVSNKLDSDNQRAQMAELQSSIEKMNGRIDQSEAQSAHAIKTLEGSLTAFVDRLEQTQVRADDIVPQVMEQLDGRLEQVVSRVTDSETRALETASSVEQALSSLAQTMNVTEQRNAATRETVQSMVAQVNERIESIESGAGLPLSPTIAVGAGLAGMPAPPLSSAPMPPPGFAAERAPDHLLQSPVTIPSSGPPLPSMPPVADEPPAPAAPMADAPPPPSPSLDMPAPPLSDVPPPPGIGPIAPPATADAPPAPGDLPPPPPMEPPIAAPAEPPVMNEKKAARDFIAAARRAAQSAHQTGDTASLGFGEQSDRYAAFEDQEEGRGKRLAIIVGGAVVALIVVLTLVNWLVSPSTPEAPGEDIDVILDEPAPGGNDLEDLAAAVPDATVPDTTAPLDDLTVIPEAIPEDAGTADAAAAPASTPSSPATSERPAPAPLPEPRTPASAAPRAIVPNSADMPPVEAAPTTPVTQAPNGTRNALRNAAAAGNSAAQYEVGLRYARGGGVPQDYGQAAYWFELAGKQNLAIAQYRLATLFEKGRGVPQDMEKARSWYESAAQAGNVKAMHNLAVIYAEGKGVPQDFAKAGQWFLAAADHGLADSQYNVAVLFERGLGVSEDLPEAFKWFSVAAANGDEGAAARRDAIAEQMDANTLVDAKLAAQTWSPKRGDPIANGNLTSLGNWSNASLTSTDGASSAPQASAEIAKAQRLLRDLGYQPGPADGLMGPRTRDAISDFQRTAGLSVTGAVDTKLLSTLEAYVR, from the coding sequence ATGAGACCGGGGGTTCCTTGGAGCGTTAAGGGCATTGAGCCCGAAGCCAGAGAAGCAGCCAAACAGGCTGCTCGCAGGGCAGGTGTGACGCTGGGTGCCTGGCTCAATCAGGTGATCATGGAAAGCGGCACCGATGACATCAACGCCGCCATTCAGAATTATGGAAACTTGGACGCTGCCGCCAGCCAGCCACAACCACCGGCTGGTGCGCCTTATATGCAACCAAGCATGCAGCCCGCCGCCTATGGTGGCCCTCCCCCGCAACCTCAAGTTGACCTTTCGCCGGTCACAGATGCGGTGCGCGACCTGGTCCGTCGGATTGATTCAAACGAACGGCTTCTCGAAACTTCACTGGACTCGCTTGCAAGCAGGATTGACTCCTCAGAACAGCTGATCGCTTCAGGCGGTGTTGTCGGTGCAGCCGACTCTGGCATGGAACGCAAGGTTCAACAGCTTACCGATCGCCTGGAAGCAGCTGAAAAAGCCCGTCTGCCTTTTGCTAAAAACACAGGCGACCGGCTCGCCTTTCAGACCCTTGAGAAGACCATGAACGCGGTGGTCGACCATCTCGAGACAGTCGACAGCCAAAGCGAACAAAAATTCGCAGAAATGCGGCACCTTCTGTCCGAGCTTGCTGATCGGGTCGATAATTCTGAGGAAGCAAATAAACTCGATCAGGAACGGGCAAAAACGGATGCGCTCGGAAACACGTTGCAAAACCTTTCTGAACGGATGGCGGAAACTGAGCAGGCGCTCCACGCGGCAAATGCCAGCGCGGAACAAGGCCGTCGTCAGGCCGTCGAAGAAGCCGTTCAGATCGTCTCAAACAAGCTCGATTCCGACAATCAGCGCGCTCAGATGGCAGAGCTGCAATCCTCGATTGAGAAGATGAATGGTCGGATCGACCAGTCTGAAGCTCAAAGCGCCCACGCAATCAAAACTCTTGAGGGCAGCCTGACGGCCTTCGTAGATCGGCTTGAGCAAACTCAAGTGCGGGCCGATGACATCGTGCCGCAGGTTATGGAGCAGCTCGATGGTCGACTGGAGCAAGTTGTCTCCCGTGTGACCGACAGCGAGACGCGTGCTCTAGAGACTGCCAGTTCGGTTGAACAAGCACTGTCCTCCCTTGCGCAGACAATGAATGTGACCGAGCAGCGCAATGCGGCAACACGAGAGACTGTTCAGTCCATGGTCGCTCAGGTGAATGAGCGGATCGAAAGCATCGAATCTGGCGCAGGGCTTCCACTCTCACCGACTATTGCCGTTGGCGCTGGCCTGGCGGGCATGCCCGCCCCACCGCTTTCGAGTGCGCCCATGCCACCCCCAGGATTTGCTGCTGAGCGCGCACCTGATCATCTGCTGCAATCGCCAGTGACGATCCCCTCATCGGGGCCACCTTTGCCATCCATGCCGCCGGTAGCGGATGAGCCACCAGCGCCCGCCGCTCCAATGGCAGATGCCCCACCGCCTCCATCGCCGTCGCTTGATATGCCGGCACCACCACTTTCAGACGTGCCGCCGCCGCCAGGTATCGGTCCAATAGCACCGCCTGCGACCGCAGACGCCCCACCGGCACCAGGCGATCTTCCGCCGCCTCCCCCGATGGAGCCGCCAATTGCAGCGCCCGCGGAACCGCCGGTGATGAACGAAAAGAAGGCCGCGCGCGATTTCATCGCTGCCGCCAGACGTGCGGCCCAGTCCGCGCATCAAACTGGTGACACGGCAAGCCTTGGCTTTGGCGAGCAGTCTGACCGATACGCAGCCTTTGAAGACCAGGAAGAAGGCCGCGGCAAACGCCTCGCCATCATCGTCGGTGGCGCAGTTGTTGCCCTCATCGTTGTCCTGACACTTGTGAACTGGCTTGTCTCGCCCTCAACACCTGAGGCTCCCGGGGAAGATATCGACGTTATTCTTGATGAGCCTGCCCCTGGCGGCAACGATCTGGAAGACCTGGCCGCTGCTGTGCCGGATGCAACTGTGCCAGACACTACAGCGCCGCTTGACGATCTGACTGTTATTCCGGAGGCCATTCCGGAGGACGCTGGGACCGCAGATGCGGCTGCTGCTCCAGCGTCCACGCCTTCTTCTCCCGCAACAAGTGAACGCCCTGCTCCTGCGCCGCTCCCAGAACCCCGTACACCGGCTTCTGCAGCACCACGGGCTATCGTGCCCAACAGCGCGGATATGCCGCCTGTTGAAGCGGCACCGACCACACCCGTTACACAGGCGCCGAATGGCACACGCAACGCATTGCGCAATGCCGCTGCGGCGGGCAACTCAGCCGCACAATACGAAGTCGGTTTACGATATGCTCGTGGCGGTGGTGTTCCACAGGACTATGGGCAGGCAGCGTATTGGTTTGAGCTTGCGGGCAAACAAAACCTGGCAATCGCGCAATACCGACTCGCAACGCTTTTTGAGAAAGGCCGCGGCGTTCCCCAAGACATGGAGAAAGCGCGTAGCTGGTACGAAAGTGCTGCACAGGCTGGCAATGTAAAGGCGATGCACAATCTCGCGGTAATTTATGCTGAAGGTAAAGGGGTCCCGCAAGACTTCGCCAAAGCCGGGCAATGGTTCCTGGCGGCTGCGGACCATGGACTTGCCGACAGTCAGTACAATGTTGCCGTCCTCTTTGAACGAGGACTTGGTGTCAGTGAAGACCTTCCCGAAGCGTTCAAGTGGTTTTCTGTCGCCGCTGCAAATGGCGATGAGGGCGCTGCGGCGCGGCGCGATGCAATTGCTGAGCAGATGGATGCAAACACTCTCGTGGATGCGAAGCTTGCTGCTCAAACCTGGTCACCAAAGCGGGGCGATCCAATCGCCAACGGCAACCTCACCTCGCTTGGCAATTGGAGTAATGCGTCGCTCACTAGCACTGATGGTGCCTCAAGCGCTCCACAGGCCAGCGCAGAGATCGCCAAAGCACAACGTCTTCTGCGGGATCTTGGCTATCAGCCAGGCCCTGCAGACGGGTTGATGGGCCCACGCACACGCGATGCCATCAGTGACTTTCAACGCACCGCTGGGCTTAGTGTCACCGGTGCCGTCGACACGAAGCTTCTCAGCACACTGGAAGCCTACGTCCGGTGA
- a CDS encoding TRAP transporter substrate-binding protein (Derived by automated computational analysis using gene prediction method: Protein Homology.): MTRPKTNTRPTIPTPNRRTVLGGVAGASAALGATRAHGAEPRTWKMVTSWPKGAPGVGTSAARLAAKINEMSDGRLTVTVYGAGELVPPFEVFDAVSSGTAEMGHGASHFWSGKDPAFSYFTGLPFGLMAHERIGWLEFGGGQALWDETYAPFGVRAFFAGSSGVQAGGWFREPIISLDDFQGLKMRIAGLGGEVLRRLGVTVTLIPPSDIYGAMTSGAIDAAEWVGPWNDIAFGLSDVAKHYYLPAFHEPGPALECLVNADAFAALPPDLQAIVQAAAGAAALESLGEFTFYNAQAFSSLDDLGVTVHTWPEDVVAAMRATSDEVLQGLSEANELCARIHASYEAYRTKAVAYADASEREMLRLRVKNQP; this comes from the coding sequence GTGACCCGTCCTAAAACCAACACCCGACCAACCATCCCAACACCCAACCGACGGACCGTCTTAGGGGGTGTGGCGGGCGCAAGTGCGGCGCTGGGTGCTACGCGCGCCCACGGCGCGGAACCACGCACCTGGAAGATGGTGACGTCCTGGCCAAAAGGCGCGCCAGGCGTCGGTACGTCAGCAGCTCGCCTGGCAGCCAAGATCAACGAGATGAGCGACGGACGCCTGACAGTCACAGTCTATGGCGCCGGCGAGCTGGTGCCACCCTTTGAAGTATTTGATGCGGTGTCGTCGGGCACTGCGGAGATGGGGCACGGCGCCTCTCACTTCTGGTCCGGCAAGGACCCGGCTTTTAGCTATTTCACCGGGCTGCCTTTTGGCCTCATGGCGCATGAACGCATTGGCTGGCTTGAATTTGGAGGCGGACAGGCGCTTTGGGACGAAACCTATGCGCCCTTTGGCGTGCGCGCCTTCTTCGCCGGGTCCAGCGGGGTGCAAGCTGGAGGCTGGTTCAGGGAGCCCATCATCTCGCTTGATGATTTTCAGGGCCTGAAGATGCGCATTGCGGGTCTTGGGGGAGAAGTGTTGAGACGGCTCGGCGTCACAGTCACGCTCATCCCGCCAAGCGACATTTATGGTGCCATGACATCGGGCGCTATTGATGCAGCGGAGTGGGTCGGCCCGTGGAACGATATTGCCTTCGGCCTGTCAGATGTCGCCAAGCATTATTATCTGCCGGCCTTCCACGAGCCAGGCCCCGCTCTAGAGTGCCTCGTGAATGCGGACGCCTTTGCAGCGCTTCCGCCAGACCTTCAAGCCATCGTCCAAGCAGCTGCGGGAGCAGCGGCACTTGAAAGCCTTGGCGAGTTCACTTTCTACAACGCCCAGGCCTTCTCGAGCTTGGATGATCTGGGTGTCACCGTGCACACCTGGCCAGAAGATGTAGTTGCTGCGATGCGGGCCACATCCGACGAGGTCCTACAAGGCCTGTCGGAAGCCAACGAGCTCTGTGCCCGCATCCATGCATCCTATGAGGCCTATCGAACGAAGGCCGTCGCCTATGCCGATGCATCTGAACGCGAAATGTTGAGGCTGAGAGTCAAAAATCAGCCCTGA
- a CDS encoding CAP domain-containing protein (Derived by automated computational analysis using gene prediction method: Protein Homology.), whose amino-acid sequence MQRLFSITSLAFACAFLAACSAGRPGAPAPLQGVGLPQQAASAANSDTPLGRAVVQAINNYRTAPPLSVNSTLQRAAAVHAKDMAIRQYRGHHNPEGQGPLDRVLAIDDNFRGRVGENIWMGTERRGNTDDQMAAFILQGWLNSPQHRSLLESDRFSTTGVGVAQSGDVIYVVQVFGDPS is encoded by the coding sequence ATGCAACGCCTGTTTTCAATAACCAGCCTAGCCTTTGCTTGCGCCTTTTTGGCTGCCTGTTCGGCCGGTCGGCCCGGGGCACCAGCCCCGCTTCAGGGCGTCGGCCTGCCCCAGCAAGCCGCGAGCGCCGCCAACAGCGATACCCCGCTTGGTCGCGCGGTTGTGCAGGCAATCAACAACTATCGAACAGCACCCCCCTTATCCGTGAACAGCACACTGCAACGAGCGGCGGCTGTGCACGCAAAAGACATGGCGATCCGCCAATATCGCGGCCATCACAATCCGGAAGGGCAAGGCCCCCTCGACCGGGTGCTGGCAATTGATGACAACTTTCGCGGGCGCGTCGGCGAGAATATCTGGATGGGTACTGAGCGCCGCGGCAATACAGATGACCAAATGGCCGCCTTCATTCTGCAAGGCTGGCTCAACAGTCCCCAGCATCGCTCGCTCCTCGAAAGCGACAGATTTTCAACAACAGGTGTCGGCGTCGCCCAAAGCGGCGATGTGATCTACGTGGTTCAGGTGTTTGGTGACCCGTCCTAA
- a CDS encoding MerR family DNA-binding transcriptional regulator (Derived by automated computational analysis using gene prediction method: Protein Homology.), giving the protein MQQMSTPESAAAGTYKNAAAKDAQGDATFSITQLADEFNVTTRAIRFYEDKDLLHPSRQGQTRVYRPRDRARLALIVRGKAVGFSLGEIKELIDLYDTYGDERQYLIAQEKFREQITNLEQQKKDIDVQIELLQEGCDRMLQLAKQADGEA; this is encoded by the coding sequence ATGCAACAGATGAGCACACCAGAATCCGCCGCCGCCGGTACTTATAAAAACGCTGCAGCAAAAGATGCGCAGGGCGATGCGACCTTCTCGATCACCCAGCTCGCAGATGAGTTCAATGTGACCACCCGCGCAATCCGCTTCTATGAAGACAAGGATCTTCTTCATCCATCCCGTCAGGGACAGACCCGGGTCTACCGCCCCCGTGACCGGGCTCGGCTGGCACTGATCGTCCGTGGCAAGGCTGTTGGTTTCTCGCTAGGCGAAATCAAAGAGCTGATTGACCTCTACGACACTTATGGTGATGAGCGTCAATACCTGATTGCCCAGGAAAAATTCCGTGAACAGATCACCAATCTTGAGCAGCAGAAAAAGGATATCGACGTTCAGATCGAGCTGCTTCAGGAAGGCTGTGATCGCATGCTTCAGCTTGCAAAGCAGGCTGACGGCGAAGCGTAA